The DNA region TTATTTTAGATTGGCACGTATGCCTTAACCATTTAACTTTATCGTACCAAAAGTCAAAATCTAGCATATAGCAGTTGCCAAATTTTATACCACAAACTCGCTCCCAATCATACTGTCAAGCTGGCCAGAACGTGTCAGGAGCGAGGCACTCCTGTAGTAGGCATCTCGTAGATCCTCTTGGTAACCATGTCCCCCAGATATTAACTGAGGAGCCGTCCCCAAACGCCAAATTATGTCATCTTTCAACAGTTCGACTCCAAGGTATTTGGTAGTTTCAGTTTTGGGGATGGAGACCAGGGGCCAGCCAGTCCAAGTTGGACGCTGGTTTCAACCATCGCAACAGAATGCACGCGAGACAAACACAATTCGACGATCAAAGTGCAATGGCAACACAGATGTGATTTAGAATTCGGAAGTTACTTTGGCGCTTTCGTTCATGACGAGAAACCATCAAAACGACAACTGCAGACATAAGACTTCTGCATTCATAACCTGAAACCCCACGAGCAAAGCTTGGTAACACGGCATAGCATATCCATCTCATCTGACAACAAGTGGCACGAGATCTTTAGTGAAAGGAAAGCGGTTCGTGAGACCAGCTCATGCACAACACAAACACAATTCCTTTCTTTCATTCCAGAATGAGTTCCAATACTGCATTAGGTACTTAAGTAAACATAGTGCGGTTCCATAACTAGATGCATTAAATCTTAAATTCTCTGAACCAGCAAGGCAGGGCAAGTCCTAGTTCAAAACTGCAAATGGAGTGTAGCCATCTCAACCATCAAACACGGACATCATCAAAACAGAAGACATAGATGCTCAAGCCTCGACAGCAACTCTTCCAGCCACTTGGTCCAGATCACGCCTCCCCTGAGAGGTGATGAGCCGCCCACTGCACCAAAACAGACTGTAAGCAAACTTCTCACAACCACAAAGAGTTATCAAGCGAGACAAAGGCAGTTGACAGTTGGATTACCCCTTGGGATCAACATCAATGATGCCCATCTTCTGCAACTGCTGCAGGATGTTACGTGAAATGGCACCACTGCTCTTGCAGAAGTGTGGTGGGCGGGAGCCATTCCTCTGGCGGCCACCATAGATCTTCTGGAATCCACCAACACCAATGCCTTGCCTCAGGTAGATCTTCCTTGCAATCGAGGCTGCAGGGACAAAATTGGAAATCAGATTGATGGGCAAAATCTGGATATTTAAGTTCATACATGATATTGGAGAAGAACAAGATTCCTCACCAGCCCTGGTGTAGTACCAGTCAGGGTCATAAGGAGGGAGCTCCTTGAACCTCGCAGTCTTCACAATGTCAACCCACTCAGGGAGCTCCATCTAACAGAAAGTAAAGCAATGTAGTTATAAGTTATACCACATAGCAACACAGGGATATAGTCATTATCCATGGAAGGAAACTAATGCAAATGAGAAGAAAACATAATCTTTGTTTATTAAAGCGACAAACTGTAACTACAATTCTGAATTAAAAGGCAACCAAACATAGAGAAATCTTGGATGTAGTTACCCTTGAGAAAAATGAGCACGATTCACACAAGAAATGTTTAATACACACAAACAGAATGAACTATCACTTCAAGTATATTTGGAagggagctcattgaaatattTTTAACCAATCAATTGTCTGAAATCCAAAGGATATGGATTCAGAAAACAACCTATTGAACAGTGCCAAGGTTCACTCAAGACTATCTAATATgaaaagaaataaaatagaTCACACCTCATATGGGGCCTGAAGCTCAAGGAACTTTTGGAATTCTTAAAATCGCCTATATCCCACAGATGCATCATTTGATCCCCTTTACAATCAGGCTAAACTTTTACAATCTAGTACATAAGCATGAACCAAGTAACTACCTTCCCCATTGGTCGAAAAGACCCAAGGAGAGCAGCATTTCCGCAGAGCCAACCGACTTGTGCGTGTACTTAGTTCGTAAAGATAAACAACTGAAGATACTAGTGCTACCCGTCCGGTAGTACAACTAATGATTCAGTTCATTTCTTACTCCAAACCCTAACAACCCCAAACAAGTTATCCCTACATCTAATCAAGCAAATCTGTGAAGAACACTTTTTTCCCAAAATCAGAGGCTAGGCGCCGGATGACGTCCGCCATCGGCGCGGCCAGGGGAGAGAtgatgccgtgcgcggccgaaCCCGTGCTGCAGCGGCGGGATCCGGAGCTAGGTGCAGCCTGGGACAAGATGTGGCCTCGAGCGCCAACGGAGGGCGCGGCCCACGGCAAGCTGCTGCGCGGGTGCCAGCAAAGGATCAGCTCCAGAACCGCGGGGCGCGACCACTCTACGGACTGCAGCGTCAGATCGGGAGGGAAAGGCGAGTCAGGCGGGGCGGTACCTTGCCGGAGCGCTTGAGGTGGGCGGAGTAGGCCTTGACGAACTCGTGCGGGTTGACATCCTTCACCGTCCTCGCCGTCGAAGCCGCcatcctgccgccgccgccaccaggtGACGAGAGGGATACAGGGGACGTGAAGTGGTGGCCGCTGCGGCTGctcggggctagggttttgTCGCGGGCGGCGTGGGTGTCGGAGCGCAAATATATAGGAGATGGGTTCGGGTCTGGGGCGTCAGATGGGGATCGGACGGTTGCGTCGGCGTGAGCAGGTGGGTTTAGGGTTGGGGAATGGTATGGGCCGGCTGAGCACGGTGTGCGCGGCCGAGTTGGGCCGAGAAGAGTGGGCGTCCCCGCGTCTAGCTGTAATCGTTAGGCACGTATGCACAAGGAAAGGGCCCATTTTGACCGATTTCCTGATTTAAAATACCGGATTTTTCGAACCGTCCGATTTTCCCCTCTCAACAGTTTCCGTAGCAGTTTTGTTCGACGTTATGCCAGCTCAGCACGTCCTACGTGGAACAACATCTGCAACGAGGGAGGTAAATCGGATAGCCCTGATAGTTCAAGGGTCAAATCAACTTTGGGAAGTGGCGAGGGGCAAGCCCTGCTTTGGGAGAAGATGATCGAGAGGGCGGAGGATCTGGTAGAAGCAGTTGGTGTTGAGCGTCAAGGGACTTTGAGG from Panicum hallii strain FIL2 chromosome 9, PHallii_v3.1, whole genome shotgun sequence includes:
- the LOC112877902 gene encoding 40S ribosomal protein S19, which translates into the protein MAASTARTVKDVNPHEFVKAYSAHLKRSGKMELPEWVDIVKTARFKELPPYDPDWYYTRAASIARKIYLRQGIGVGGFQKIYGGRQRNGSRPPHFCKSSGAISRNILQQLQKMGIIDVDPKGGRLITSQGRRDLDQVAGRVAVEA